A single window of Synechococcus sp. C9 DNA harbors:
- the mnmE gene encoding tRNA uridine-5-carboxymethylaminomethyl(34) synthesis GTPase MnmE yields the protein MLNLGDTIAAIATAVAPEQGSIAIVRLSGVDSLKIAQTIFHAPGKQTWESHRILYGYVKNSSGQIVDEALLLLMLAPRSYTREDVVEFHCHGGMITVQKVLHLCIEQGARLARPGEFTLRAVLNGRLDLTQAEAIADLVGAKSTASAENALAVLQGKLGQQIRSLRSQCLDLLAELEARIDFDEDLPKLDIEWVRKQISDILIQVNQLLATAERGELLRRGIKVAIVGRPNVGKSSLLNAWSQTDRAIVTDLPGTTRDVVDAYLVVQGIPVEILDTAGIRATDDPVEQIGIERSRKAIQKADVILLVINALTGWTSEDATLYQELDSQRVIVVMNKIDLVTELPRMPLAIKPIIYTSAVHQTGIDQLETALLALVQAGTVQQTNLTYTINQRQQTALLTTQKALENMQMTIAQGLPIDFWTIDLRTAIQALGSITGEDITEPVLDRIFSKFCIGK from the coding sequence ATGTTAAATTTAGGGGACACGATTGCGGCGATTGCGACAGCGGTTGCTCCTGAGCAGGGAAGTATTGCCATCGTGCGTTTGTCCGGTGTTGATAGCTTGAAAATTGCCCAAACGATTTTTCATGCCCCAGGGAAACAAACTTGGGAAAGTCATCGAATTTTATACGGTTATGTGAAAAATTCAAGCGGGCAAATTGTTGATGAAGCATTGCTTTTGTTGATGCTGGCTCCCCGTTCCTATACCCGGGAAGATGTGGTGGAATTTCACTGTCATGGGGGAATGATCACGGTACAAAAAGTCCTGCATTTATGTATTGAACAGGGGGCACGGTTAGCCCGTCCAGGGGAATTTACCCTGCGTGCTGTGTTGAACGGGCGATTGGATTTGACTCAGGCGGAAGCAATTGCCGATTTGGTAGGGGCAAAATCAACGGCTTCGGCGGAAAATGCTCTAGCAGTTTTGCAGGGAAAATTGGGTCAACAGATTCGTAGTTTACGGAGTCAATGTTTGGATTTATTGGCGGAATTAGAAGCTCGAATTGATTTTGATGAGGATTTGCCCAAGTTAGATATTGAGTGGGTGCGAAAACAAATTTCTGACATTTTAATACAGGTAAATCAACTATTAGCAACTGCCGAACGGGGTGAACTATTGCGCCGGGGAATTAAAGTAGCAATTGTTGGTCGTCCCAACGTGGGCAAATCGAGTTTGTTAAATGCTTGGAGCCAAACTGACCGAGCCATTGTCACGGATTTACCAGGTACAACCAGAGATGTGGTGGATGCCTATTTAGTTGTGCAGGGCATACCGGTGGAGATTTTGGATACCGCTGGGATTCGGGCGACCGATGACCCCGTAGAACAAATTGGCATTGAACGCTCCCGAAAAGCAATCCAAAAAGCTGATGTAATTCTCTTAGTTATTAATGCGTTGACCGGCTGGACTTCTGAGGATGCCACCCTCTATCAGGAATTAGATAGCCAAAGGGTAATCGTAGTGATGAATAAAATAGATTTGGTGACCGAATTGCCCAGGATGCCATTAGCAATAAAACCCATAATTTACACATCAGCGGTGCATCAAACGGGGATTGACCAATTAGAAACCGCATTATTAGCTCTGGTGCAAGCAGGGACGGTACAACAAACAAATCTGACCTATACCATTAACCAGCGGCAACAAACTGCTTTATTAACCACTCAAAAAGCCTTAGAAAATATGCAAATGACGATTGCCCAGGGATTACCCATTGATTTTTGGACGATTGATTTACGCACCGCCATCCAAGCCTTGGGTAGCATCACCGGCGAGGATATTACAGAACCCGTCCTTGACCGCATTTTTAGTAAATTTTGTATCGGTAAATAA
- a CDS encoding TIGR03960 family B12-binding radical SAM protein codes for MPVAVTSLLNSDVSKPARYLGQELGAIHKPWDKAQVHWVLSYPELYEVGASNLGHIILYNIINAQPDQLCDRAYLPAPDFAAKLRATQTPLFAVESRRSLREFDLIGFSLSYELGATNILEMLDLAGIPLTSHARSNGDYPLIFAGGPTATGNPEPYAEFFDFFALGDGEELLPEIGLVIQEGKAAGLSRRELLLDLAQIPGVYVPEFYAPQPDGAVVPLRPDVPKKILRRVATPIPAYGIGLVPYVETVHDRLTVEIRRGCTRGCRFCQPGMLTRPARDVAPETVIQTIEQGMRATGFNEFSLLSLSCSDYLSLPAVGLEIKQKLHDQPVSLSLPSQRVDRFDEHIAEIIGGTRKGGLTFAPEAGTQRLRDIINKGLTNEELLRGVKTAWEQGWDRVKLYFMIGLPGETDADVVGIAETLKWLQRECRGAGRKPLGFHVTISNFTPKPHTPFQWHSVATAEFIRKQELLKQEFKFIRHLKANFTDVRISAMEDFLGRGDRSLGKVIQRAWELGAGMDAWWESLERAYAAWSQAIEESNLTWKYRTIEQGQWFESVDYEQLLTQSLPWDHLDTGIDKKWLVDDLQRALATATVPDCSFEGCSHCGVCGIDLGHNVVVPPPPLPKEKVTTRIPTQRVQRLRLKFGKQGELALLSHLDLVRLFDRAIRRANLPISYSEGFHPGARLMPASALPLGATSAGEIIDFELYKTCDPQEFLEQLKAQLPADIPLYEITEIPVNCPSNTQSLIATQYRLTFAVDDASVTADWEAWVHQILATSELWWEGQTKSGKPKRINLRDKLHHLELIKLAGNQAEILYEGAWSNDGQSLHPDHVLFLFQKIGSPGVNLIHIHREKLIFRSH; via the coding sequence ATGCCTGTAGCCGTTACCTCCTTACTCAATTCAGATGTTAGTAAACCCGCCCGTTATTTAGGGCAAGAACTGGGAGCCATTCACAAACCTTGGGACAAAGCCCAGGTACATTGGGTACTAAGCTACCCCGAATTGTACGAAGTGGGGGCATCAAATCTAGGGCATATTATTCTCTACAATATTATCAACGCCCAACCGGATCAATTGTGTGACCGAGCCTATTTACCCGCACCGGATTTCGCCGCCAAATTAAGGGCAACCCAGACCCCCCTGTTTGCTGTGGAATCCCGCCGGAGTTTACGGGAATTTGACCTGATTGGCTTCAGTTTAAGCTATGAATTGGGTGCCACCAATATCCTGGAAATGCTCGATTTGGCAGGCATTCCTCTAACCAGTCACGCCCGGAGCAATGGCGATTATCCCTTGATTTTTGCAGGGGGACCAACGGCAACTGGCAACCCGGAGCCCTATGCGGAATTTTTCGATTTTTTTGCCCTCGGGGACGGGGAAGAATTACTGCCAGAAATTGGTTTGGTTATTCAAGAGGGGAAAGCGGCGGGTTTATCTCGCAGAGAATTATTACTGGATTTGGCGCAAATTCCAGGGGTGTATGTGCCCGAATTTTATGCCCCCCAACCGGATGGGGCGGTGGTGCCTTTACGCCCTGATGTCCCGAAAAAAATCCTGCGACGGGTGGCGACCCCGATTCCTGCCTATGGCATCGGGTTGGTGCCCTATGTGGAAACGGTGCATGACCGCTTAACGGTAGAAATTCGGCGGGGATGCACCAGAGGATGCCGTTTTTGTCAGCCGGGAATGCTCACCCGACCGGCACGGGATGTGGCACCGGAAACGGTGATTCAAACCATTGAACAGGGGATGCGAGCGACCGGATTTAATGAATTTTCCCTACTATCGTTGAGTTGTTCCGATTACCTATCCCTACCGGCGGTGGGGTTAGAAATTAAGCAGAAATTACACGACCAACCGGTAAGTTTATCCCTACCCAGCCAGCGGGTGGATCGCTTTGATGAACATATTGCAGAAATTATTGGCGGCACTCGCAAAGGGGGGTTAACTTTTGCACCGGAAGCGGGCACTCAACGCCTGCGGGACATTATCAATAAAGGGTTAACCAACGAGGAACTTTTGCGGGGGGTAAAAACCGCTTGGGAACAGGGTTGGGATCGGGTCAAACTGTATTTTATGATTGGTTTGCCCGGCGAAACGGATGCGGATGTGGTGGGCATCGCCGAAACCTTAAAATGGCTCCAGCGCGAATGTCGAGGGGCAGGACGAAAACCCTTAGGTTTTCATGTGACGATTTCTAATTTTACTCCCAAACCCCATACGCCTTTTCAATGGCATTCCGTAGCGACTGCTGAATTTATCCGCAAACAGGAATTACTCAAACAAGAATTTAAGTTCATTCGCCATCTCAAAGCCAATTTTACGGATGTACGCATTTCCGCAATGGAAGATTTTTTAGGACGGGGGGATCGCTCCCTGGGAAAAGTGATTCAGCGGGCATGGGAATTGGGAGCGGGCATGGATGCCTGGTGGGAATCTTTAGAACGGGCTTATGCGGCGTGGTCGCAAGCGATTGAGGAATCAAATTTAACCTGGAAATATCGCACGATTGAACAGGGACAGTGGTTTGAATCCGTAGATTATGAACAGTTACTCACCCAAAGTTTACCTTGGGATCATCTGGATACGGGCATTGATAAAAAGTGGCTGGTAGATGACTTGCAACGGGCATTAGCAACTGCCACCGTACCGGATTGTTCATTTGAAGGATGCTCCCATTGTGGGGTGTGTGGGATTGATTTGGGTCATAATGTGGTGGTGCCACCGCCGCCCTTGCCCAAGGAAAAAGTTACGACCAGAATTCCTACCCAACGGGTGCAAAGATTACGCCTAAAATTTGGCAAACAAGGGGAATTGGCACTGTTAAGTCACTTGGATTTGGTGCGTTTATTTGACCGGGCAATTCGGCGAGCCAATTTACCCATTTCCTACAGTGAAGGGTTTCATCCGGGGGCACGATTAATGCCTGCAAGTGCCTTACCACTGGGGGCAACCAGTGCGGGTGAAATTATTGATTTTGAATTGTATAAAACCTGCGATCCCCAAGAGTTTTTAGAACAATTAAAAGCCCAATTACCGGCGGATATTCCCCTGTATGAAATTACGGAAATTCCCGTAAATTGTCCATCCAATACCCAATCCTTGATTGCTACCCAATATCGGTTGACCTTTGCTGTAGATGACGCTTCAGTAACAGCCGATTGGGAAGCATGGGTACATCAAATCCTAGCTACCTCAGAATTATGGTGGGAAGGGCAAACCAAAAGTGGTAAACCCAAGCGGATTAATTTACGAGACAAATTACATCATTTAGAACTTATTAAACTTGCTGGTAACCAAGCAGAAATCCTTTACGAAGGGGCTTGGAGTAACGATGGTCAATCCCTCCATCCTGACCATGTGCTATTTTTATTTCAAAAGATTGGCTCCCCAGGTGTTAATCTGATTCATATTCATCGAGAAAAGTTAATTTTTCGCAGTCATTAA
- the purN gene encoding phosphoribosylglycinamide formyltransferase — MDVLTVPEHCPDYRGEPLRLGILASGNGSNFTAIVEAISAQTLPAVITGVIYNNPGAGVVQRAQAAGVKSHLVNHRDYPDRESFDQDIVSTLKNWGTEWVVMAGWMRQATEVLLQPFGAQVLNIHPSLLPAFPGIKAVERALAAGVKITGCTVHRVVLAVDSGPIIAQAAVPVLPGDTVASLHARIQQQEHRLYPQAILWAAVGNS, encoded by the coding sequence GTGGACGTTTTGACCGTACCGGAGCATTGCCCGGACTACCGGGGGGAACCCCTGCGCTTGGGGATTTTAGCGTCGGGAAATGGGAGTAATTTCACCGCTATTGTGGAGGCGATTTCTGCCCAAACATTACCCGCTGTGATCACAGGGGTGATCTACAACAATCCGGGGGCAGGGGTGGTGCAACGGGCGCAAGCGGCGGGGGTCAAAAGTCACCTGGTCAACCATCGGGATTATCCCGACCGGGAGAGCTTTGATCAGGATATTGTCAGTACATTGAAAAATTGGGGCACTGAGTGGGTGGTCATGGCGGGGTGGATGCGGCAGGCGACTGAGGTGTTATTACAGCCGTTTGGGGCGCAGGTGTTGAATATCCATCCCAGTTTGCTTCCGGCGTTTCCAGGCATCAAGGCGGTGGAGCGGGCGTTAGCGGCGGGGGTGAAAATTACCGGCTGTACGGTGCATCGGGTGGTCTTGGCGGTGGACAGCGGGCCCATCATTGCCCAGGCGGCGGTGCCAGTTCTACCCGGGGATACGGTCGCCAGTTTGCACGCTCGGATTCAACAGCAGGAGCATCGGTTGTATCCCCAAGCGATTCTTTGGGCGGCGGTGGGAAATTCCTGA
- a CDS encoding NAD(P)H-quinone oxidoreductase subunit H produces MTMIKTRTDPMVINFGPHHPSMHGVLRLMVTLDGENVIDCEPVLGYLHRSMEKIAENRTVVQYLPYVTRWDYLATMFTEAITVNAPEKLADVPVPKRASYIRVIMLELSRIASHLLWLGPFLADVGAQTPFFYIFREREMVYDLFEAATGMRMMHNYFRVGGVAADLPYGWVDKCEDFCNYFLPKVDEYERLITDNPIFRKRVQGVGTLSREDAINWGMSGPMLRASGVKWDLRKVDHYECYDDFDWEVQWATDGDCFARYVVRLGEMRQSAKIIQQALKGLPGGPYENLEAKRISSGPKSEWGGFDYQFISKKSSPTFKIPKGEHYVRVEAPKGELGVYILGDDSVFPWRWKIRPPGFINLQVLPQLVRGMKVADIMAILGSIDIIMGEVDR; encoded by the coding sequence ATGACAATGATTAAAACCCGCACCGACCCGATGGTGATCAACTTCGGTCCGCATCATCCCTCCATGCACGGGGTGTTGCGCCTGATGGTCACCCTAGACGGGGAAAATGTGATTGACTGCGAGCCGGTATTGGGATATTTGCATCGCTCGATGGAAAAAATTGCTGAAAACCGGACGGTGGTGCAGTATTTGCCCTACGTGACCCGGTGGGACTACCTGGCGACCATGTTTACCGAAGCGATCACGGTGAATGCGCCGGAAAAATTGGCGGATGTGCCGGTGCCCAAACGGGCGAGTTATATCCGGGTGATCATGCTGGAATTGAGCCGGATTGCCTCCCATTTGCTCTGGCTTGGCCCTTTTTTGGCGGATGTGGGAGCGCAAACCCCATTCTTTTACATCTTCCGGGAACGGGAAATGGTCTATGACCTGTTTGAAGCCGCCACCGGGATGCGGATGATGCACAATTACTTCCGGGTGGGGGGGGTCGCCGCCGATTTGCCCTACGGTTGGGTGGATAAGTGCGAGGATTTTTGTAACTATTTCCTGCCCAAGGTGGACGAGTACGAGCGGTTGATCACGGATAATCCGATTTTCCGCAAACGGGTGCAGGGGGTGGGCACGCTTTCCCGGGAAGATGCGATCAATTGGGGGATGTCGGGGCCGATGTTGCGGGCTTCTGGGGTGAAATGGGATTTGCGGAAGGTGGATCACTACGAGTGTTACGACGATTTTGACTGGGAAGTGCAGTGGGCGACGGATGGGGATTGTTTTGCCCGCTATGTGGTGCGTCTCGGGGAAATGCGGCAGTCCGCCAAAATTATCCAGCAGGCGTTGAAGGGCTTACCCGGTGGACCCTATGAAAATTTAGAAGCCAAGCGGATCAGCAGTGGCCCGAAATCCGAATGGGGTGGCTTTGATTATCAATTTATTAGCAAAAAATCCTCCCCGACGTTTAAGATTCCCAAGGGCGAGCATTATGTGCGGGTGGAGGCGCCCAAGGGGGAATTGGGGGTTTATATCCTCGGGGATGATAGTGTGTTTCCTTGGCGGTGGAAAATCCGTCCACCTGGATTTATCAATTTGCAGGTTTTACCCCAGTTGGTGCGGGGGATGAAGGTGGCAGATATTATGGCGATTTTGGGCAGTATTGACATCATTATGGGTGAGGTGGATCGCTAA
- the nuoH gene encoding NADH-quinone oxidoreductase subunit NuoH yields the protein METGIDLQHSFVQWLEGVGVTPGLAHALWLPLPMVLVLTFATLWALVATWLERKVSAAVQQRIGPEYAGPLGMLIPIADVVKLLVKENVRPAKADGWLFSLGPVVVVMAVLLAYVIVPFGHNIVITDLGVGIFLWIAISSIAPIGLLMAGYGSNNKYSLLGGLRAAAQSISYEVPLALAVLAVAMMSNSLSTIDIVDQQTGYGILGWNVWRQPVGFVIFWIAALAECERLPFDLPEAEEELVAGYQTEYTAVNFMLFYAGSYLNLVLSCLLVAVLYLGGWESPVSVDALAGWLNLSLDNPLVQVIAGMLGITMTLIKAYFMLFLAILLRWTVPRVRIDQLLDLGWKFLLPVALANLLMTAALKLTFPGVFGG from the coding sequence ATGGAAACCGGGATTGATTTACAGCACTCATTCGTCCAATGGCTGGAAGGGGTGGGGGTCACGCCGGGGTTGGCTCATGCCCTGTGGTTGCCCTTGCCGATGGTGTTGGTGCTGACGTTTGCGACCCTGTGGGCGTTGGTGGCGACTTGGTTGGAGCGGAAGGTGTCGGCGGCGGTGCAACAACGGATTGGGCCGGAGTATGCGGGGCCGTTGGGGATGCTGATCCCGATTGCGGATGTGGTGAAGTTGTTGGTTAAGGAAAATGTGCGCCCGGCTAAGGCGGATGGTTGGTTATTCTCCCTGGGGCCGGTGGTGGTGGTGATGGCGGTGCTGTTGGCCTATGTGATCGTGCCGTTTGGTCATAACATTGTCATTACGGATTTGGGGGTGGGAATTTTCCTGTGGATTGCCATTTCCAGCATTGCCCCGATTGGTTTGTTGATGGCGGGGTACGGTTCCAACAATAAGTATTCCCTGTTGGGGGGACTGCGGGCGGCGGCGCAATCCATTAGCTATGAGGTGCCTTTGGCGTTGGCGGTGTTGGCGGTGGCGATGATGTCCAACAGCCTCAGCACGATTGACATTGTGGATCAGCAGACGGGCTATGGCATTTTGGGCTGGAATGTGTGGCGGCAACCGGTGGGGTTTGTGATCTTCTGGATTGCGGCTTTGGCGGAATGTGAGCGTCTGCCTTTTGATTTGCCGGAGGCGGAGGAGGAGTTGGTGGCGGGGTATCAGACGGAATATACGGCGGTGAATTTCATGCTGTTTTACGCTGGTTCCTATCTCAATTTGGTCTTATCCTGCCTTCTGGTGGCGGTGCTGTACCTGGGGGGTTGGGAGTCGCCGGTGTCGGTGGATGCCCTGGCGGGTTGGCTGAATTTGAGTTTGGACAATCCCCTGGTGCAGGTGATCGCCGGGATGTTGGGGATTACGATGACGCTGATTAAGGCGTATTTCATGCTCTTTTTAGCCATTCTCCTGCGCTGGACGGTGCCCCGGGTGCGGATTGACCAGTTATTAGACCTAGGTTGGAAGTTCCTCCTGCCGGTGGCTTTGGCGAATTTGCTGATGACGGCGGCGTTGAAGCTGACTTTTCCGGGGGTGTTTGGCGGTTAG
- a CDS encoding transposase, whose amino-acid sequence MLIGDSMCVKNTDTAGIETKGFCHYKCTNGIKRHLLVDTLGNPYFILCSKASLSDNHGLLEIIREHKQFFLELPQEVTILLDNGYQKRYLEEEIEKMEPLLRNKIIIEISKKITPEQKAKSKKENPQKQGFVVIAKRWIVERTNAWINQCRVLWKNCEGLIKTSQTKIRICAIRLILRRIA is encoded by the coding sequence TTGCTCATAGGGGACTCTATGTGTGTGAAGAACACAGATACAGCAGGCATTGAAACGAAAGGATTTTGTCACTATAAATGCACTAACGGAATCAAACGGCATTTATTGGTGGATACTTTAGGGAATCCCTACTTTATCTTATGTAGTAAAGCAAGCCTGAGCGACAATCATGGATTATTAGAAATAATAAGAGAGCATAAACAATTCTTTTTAGAACTGCCTCAAGAGGTAACAATTTTACTAGATAACGGCTATCAAAAAAGATATTTAGAAGAAGAGATAGAAAAAATGGAACCACTTTTGCGGAATAAGATAATCATTGAGATATCAAAAAAAATTACACCGGAACAGAAAGCCAAATCGAAGAAAGAGAATCCACAGAAGCAAGGATTTGTGGTGATTGCGAAGCGATGGATAGTAGAAAGAACCAATGCGTGGATAAATCAATGCAGAGTATTATGGAAAAACTGTGAAGGCTTAATCAAGACAAGTCAAACAAAAATCAGAATTTGTGCCATACGCTTAATCCTACGTAGAATCGCTTAA
- a CDS encoding TylF/MycF family methyltransferase encodes MDPQRYLTLVKKSLLNEIYLENELRLLYIFSQLAAQQPVDATVVREIRQRLPQGFAQIRQARQEGKPWWNAQIKRPDGTLGVISLRNVCEFSHTMIGRKRLDNIEWCLDRIREEHIAGDLVETGVWRGGACIFMRSYLEAYGLPERRVWVCDSFEGLPVPAQPEDAGYQ; translated from the coding sequence ATGGACCCCCAACGCTATTTGACGCTGGTTAAAAAGAGCCTGCTCAACGAAATCTATCTGGAAAACGAACTGCGCCTGCTTTACATCTTTAGCCAGTTGGCGGCGCAACAGCCGGTGGATGCTACGGTGGTGCGTGAGATTCGACAACGCCTACCGCAGGGGTTTGCCCAAATCAGGCAGGCACGGCAGGAGGGTAAGCCCTGGTGGAATGCCCAGATCAAGCGACCCGACGGCACGCTGGGGGTGATCAGTCTGCGGAATGTGTGCGAGTTTTCTCACACGATGATTGGCCGCAAACGCCTGGATAACATCGAATGGTGCCTTGACCGCATTCGCGAGGAGCACATTGCGGGTGACCTGGTGGAAACGGGGGTGTGGCGGGGCGGGGCGTGTATTTTCATGCGGAGTTATCTGGAAGCCTATGGGCTACCGGAGCGGCGGGTGTGGGTGTGCGACAGCTTCGAGGGATTGCCGGTGCCCGCCCAACCTGAAGATGCCGGTTACCAGTAG
- a CDS encoding transposase: protein MRRQIQGLIKPLLNLLPKNDYPVLDTRLFVLIWMHFILDARVATMRGLFFLLNHLNFKVDISTFSKACKHRSTEPFQVILRELQKRLKHHQGEFKHLFPLDSTIITLTSKLFWHYKQVKLTLGLDINEGNIGDESIIFGKTNDHKIGHLVIGTIPENAVGIMDRGFASWKLMDEMCKRNTLFIVRIRNNMKLQPDNPDIRVIQFFNEEENTEYRLATNVTSMTDEEICSAYRLRWRIELLWKALKMHLKLDRIITKNENGVRLQIYAVLIGYLILRLLEIGHNKTYELIDKLRYLQIEIGRHCSFMELVGVEPLVG from the coding sequence ATGAGACGACAAATTCAGGGACTTATCAAGCCCTTGCTGAACCTTCTTCCCAAAAACGACTATCCAGTCTTGGATACTCGCTTGTTTGTACTCATATGGATGCACTTCATTTTAGATGCAAGAGTCGCCACCATGCGGGGCTTATTCTTCCTCTTGAATCATCTCAATTTTAAAGTTGACATATCAACGTTTTCTAAGGCGTGTAAACATCGTAGCACCGAGCCGTTTCAAGTGATCCTAAGAGAACTGCAAAAACGGCTTAAACATCATCAAGGTGAATTTAAGCACTTATTCCCATTAGATTCTACCATTATCACCCTGACCAGCAAATTATTCTGGCACTACAAGCAGGTAAAATTGACGCTTGGCCTGGATATAAATGAGGGCAATATCGGTGACGAATCAATTATATTTGGAAAGACTAATGACCATAAAATTGGGCATCTTGTGATTGGGACGATACCTGAGAATGCCGTTGGTATCATGGATAGGGGTTTTGCTTCCTGGAAATTAATGGACGAAATGTGTAAACGAAATACATTGTTTATTGTGCGGATTAGAAATAATATGAAGTTGCAACCTGACAATCCGGATATTCGGGTAATTCAATTTTTTAATGAAGAGGAAAACACAGAATATAGGCTAGCGACTAACGTGACTTCGATGACGGATGAAGAGATTTGTTCAGCCTATCGTTTGCGCTGGCGAATTGAGTTGCTTTGGAAGGCACTAAAGATGCACTTGAAATTGGATAGAATCATTACCAAGAATGAGAATGGTGTGCGGCTACAGATTTATGCCGTATTGATTGGTTATCTAATTTTAAGATTGCTGGAGATAGGTCACAATAAGACCTATGAATTGATTGACAAGTTGCGATATTTACAAATAGAAATAGGCCGACACTGTAGCTTCATGGAACTCGTAGGGGTAGAGCCGCTCGTAGGATAA